One part of the Arabidopsis thaliana chromosome 4, partial sequence genome encodes these proteins:
- the ABCD1 gene encoding peroxisomal ABC transporter 1, whose translation MPSLQLLQLTERGRGLVASRRKSILLAAGIVAAGGTAVYLKSRVASRRPDSSRLCNGQSDDDETLEKLTATDQNAKITTKKKKGGGLKSLQVLTAILLSQMGKMGARDLLALVATVVFRTALSNRLAKVQGFLFRAAFLRRAPLFLRLISENIMLCFMLSTLHSTSKYITGALSLRFRKILTKIIHSHYFENMVYYKISHVDGRITHPEQRIASDVPRFSSELSDLILDDLTAVTDGILYAWRLCSYASPKYIFWILAYVLGAGTAIRNFSPSFGKLMSKEQQLEGEYRQLHSRLRTHSESIAFYGGETREESHIQQKFKNLVSHMSHVLHDHWWFGMIQDFLLKYLGATVAVILIIEPFFSGHLRPDDSTLGRAEMLSNIRYHTSVIISLFQALGTLSISSRRLNRLSGYADRIHELMAVSRELSGDDKSSFQRNRSRNYLSEANYVEFSDVKVVTPTGNVLVEDLTLRVEQGSNLLITGPNGSGKSSLFRVLGGLWPLVSGHIVKPGVGSDLNKEIFYVPQRPYMAVGTLRDQLIYPLTSGQESELLTEIGMVELLKNVDLEYLLDRYQPEKEVNWGDELSLGEQQRLGMARLFYHKPKFAILDECTSAVTTDMEERFAAKVRAMGTSCITISHRPALVAFHDVVLSLDGEGGWSVHYKRDDSALLTDAEIDSVKSSDTDRQNDAMVVQRAFAAARKESATNSKAQSYQTQLIARSPVVDKSVVLPRFPQPQTSQRALPSRVAAMLNVLIPTIFDKQGAQLLAVACLVVSRTLISDRIASLNGTTVKYVLEQDKAAFVRLIGLSVLQSGASSIIAPSLRHLTQRLALGWRIRLTQHLLRNYLRNNAFYKVFHMSGNSIDADQRLTRDLEKLTADLSGLLTGMVKPSVDILWFTWRMKLLTGQRGVAILYTYMLLGLGFLRRVAPDFGDLAGEEQQLEGKFRFMHERLNTHAESIAFFGGGAREKAMVDKKFRALLDHSLMLLRKKWLYGILDDFVTKQLPNNVTWGLSLLYALEHKGDRALVSTQGELAHALRYLASVVSQSFMAFGDILELHKKFLELSGGINRIFELDEFLDASQSGVTSENQTSRLDSQDLLSFSEVDIITPAQKLMASKLSCEIVSGKSLLVTGPNGSGKTSVFRVLRDIWPTVCGRLTKPSLDIKELGSGNGMFFVPQRPYTCLGTLRDQIIYPLSKEEAEKRAAKLYTSGESSTEAGSILDSHLKTILENVRLVYLLERDVGGWDATTNWEDILSLGEQQRLGMARLFFHRPKFGVLDECTNATSVDVEEQLYRVARDMGVTFITSSQRPALIPFHSLELRLIDGEGNWELRSIEQTTE comes from the exons ATGCCTTCACTTCAACTATTGCAGTTAACTGAGCGGGGTCGGGGTCTTGTAGCGTCAAGACG GAAATCTATACTGCTTGCGGCTGGGATTGTAGCTGCTGGTGGAACTGCTGTTTACCTGAAATCAAGGGTCGCTTCCCGGAGGCCTGATTCTTCGCGTCTTTGCAATGGTcagagtgatgatgatgagactTTGGAAAAGCTGACTGCAACTGATCAAAATGCAAAGATAACcacgaaaaagaagaaaggaggagGATTGAAGTCTCTTCAGGTTCTGACTGCTATTCTTCTCTCTCAGATGGGAAAAATGGGTGCCAGGGATCTTTTGGCACTAGTCGCCACCGTG GTTTTCAGAACAGCTTTGAGCAATAGATTGGCAAAAGTGCAAGGTTTCCTTTTCCGTGCTGCTTTCTTAAGGCGTGCGCCACTGTTTCTACGGCTCATCTCCGAGAATATTATGTTGTGTTTCATGCTATCAACATTGCACTCTACTTCAAAGTACATAACTGGGGCATTGAGTTTGCGATTCAGAAAGATATTGACCAAGATTATCCATTCACACTATTTTGAG aatatggtatattacaaaatatcaCACGTGGATGGTCGGATTACGCACCCTGAACAAAGAATTGCCAGCGATGTACCAAGATTCTCCTCAGAGTTGAGCGATCTTATACTGGATGATTTGACGGCGGTTACTGATGGAATTTTGTATGCATGGCGCCTGTGTTCATATGCTAGTCCAAAATACATCTTCTGGATACTG GCCTATGTACTGGGGGCTGGGACGGCGATAAGAAacttttctccttcttttggGAAATTGATGTCCAAGGAACAGCAGTTAGAAGGAGAGTACCGGCAACTTCATTCACGCTTAAGGACTCATTCGGAAAGCATAGCATTCTATGGTGGGGAAACCAGGGAAGAATCTCATATACAACAAAAGTTCAAGAATCTTGTTAGCCATATGAGTCACGTGCTTCATGATCACTGGTGGTTTGGTATGATCCAAGATTTTCTGCTGAAGTATCTTGGGGCCACAGTTGCAGTTATTCTgattatcgaaccattcttctCTGGGCATCTAAGACCTGACGACTCGACCTTAGGAAGAGCTGAGATGCTTAGCAATATAAGATATCACACTAGTGTCATTATATCTCTCTTTCAGGCGTTGGGAACACTTTCTATAAGTTCCAGGCGGCTCAACCGACTCAG TGGTTATGCTGACCGAATCCATGAGTTGATGGCTGTCTCAAGAGAACTCAGTGGTGATGATAAATCGTCTTTCCAGAGAAATAGAAGCAGAAATTATCTAAGTGAAGCTAATTATGTAGAGTTTTCCGATGTCAAG GTTGTTACTCCAACCGGAAATGTTTTGGTGGAGGATCTCACCCTTCGAGTTGAGCAAGGGTCTAATCTTCTGATTACAG GTCCTAATGGAAGTGGCAAGAGTTCCCTTTTCCGAGTATTAGGAGGTCTATGGCCCCTGGTGTCTGGACATATTGTGAAGCCAGGAGTTGGTTCTGATCTTAACAAGGAGATCTTCTATGTGCCGCAACGGCCTTATATGGCAGTAGGAACACTTCGTGACCAGTTAATATATCCTCTTACTTCTGGCCAAGAGAGTGAACTGCTCACTGAGATTGGAATGGTGGAGCTATTGAAAAAT GTTGATCTAGAATATTTATTGGATCGCTACCAACCTGAAAAAGAGGTTAATTGGGGTGATGAATTATCTCTTGGAGAGCAACAGAGATTGGGTATGGCCAGACTATTCTACCACAAACCCAAATTTGCAATTCTAGATGAATGCACAAGTGCTGTCACAACTGATATGGAAGAACGCTTTGCCGCTAAGGTTCGAGCTATGGGAACTTCTTGCATAACAATCTCCCATCGTCCAGCGCTTGTTGCATTCCATGATGTTGTTCTGTCATTAGACGGTGAAGGAGGATGGAGTGTTCATTACAAGAG GGATGACTCTGCCCTTCTGACGGATGCTGAAATTGATTCAGTGAAAAGTTCAGATACAGATCGGCAAAATGATGCGATGGTTGTTCAACGAGCGTTTGCTGCAGCTAGAAAG GAATCTGCTACTAATTCAAAGGCTCAGTCGTACCAGACACAGTTAATTGCAAGATCACCTGTTGTAGATAAAAGTGTAGTGTTGCCTCGTTTTCCTCAACCTCAAACATCCCAAAGGGCTTTACCATCAAGAGTAGCTGCAATGTTAAACGTGTTG ATACCCACTATATTTGACAAGCAAGGAGCTCAACTGCTTGCTGTTGCTTGCCTTGTCGTCTCAAGAACGCTGATCTCTGACCGAATAGCCTCTTTGAATG GGACCACTGTGAAGTATGTCTTGGAGCAAGATAAGGCAGCCTTTGTTCGTTTGATTGGTTTGAGTGTTCTCCAAAGTGGTGCATCTTCTATAATTGCTCCTTCACTAAG GCATTTAACGCAAAGGCTAGCGTTAGGGTGGAGGATTCGTTTGACTCAACATCTGCTAAGGAACTATTTGAGAAATAATGCGTTTTACAAG GTTTTCCACATGTCAGGCAATAGTATTGATGCGGACCAGAGACTCACTCGTGACCTGGAAAAGTTAACCGCTGACTTGTCTGGACTTCTTACTGGAATGGTAAAGCCATCGGTTGACATTCTCTG gTTCACCTGGAGGATGAAGTTACTGACTGGTCAGAGGGGAGTTGCCATACTTTACACATATATGTTACTTGGTCTTGGTTTTCTGAGACGTGTTGCTCCCGATTTCGGTGATCTAGCCGGTGAAGAACAGCAGCTTGAAGGGAAGTTTCG GTTTATGCACGAGAGGCTGAACACTCATGCTGAATCTATTGCATTCTTTGGAGGTGGAGCTCGAGAAAAGGCT atggttgacaaaaaattcAGGGCCCTACTGGATCATTCTCTCATGCTCTTGAGGAAGAAATGGTTGTATGGCATACTTGATGATTTTGTGACAAAGCAACTTCCCAATAATGTGACGTGGGGATTGAGTTTATTGTATGCCCTAGAACACAAGGGAGACAGAGCACTTGTCTCCACTCAAG GTGAATTGGCACATGCATTGCGGTATCTAGCTTCTGTTGTCTCCCAAAGCTTTATGGCTTTTGGCGATATTCTTGAACTACACAAGAAGTTCCTGGAGCTCTCTGGTGGTATTAACAGAATTTTTGAGCTCGATGAGTTTTTGGATGCTTCTCAGTCAG GTGTTACctcagaaaatcaaacaagtcGTTTGGATTCTCAAGATCTACTTTCCTTTTCGGAGGTGGATATCATTACCCCTGCTCAGAAATTGATGGCTAGCAAGTTGTCGTGTGAAATAGTTTCAGGGAAAAGCCTGCTCGTCACAG GTCCAAATGGTAGTGGAAAGACTTCAGTATTTAGAGTCCTTAGAGATATCTGGCCCACTGTATGTGGAAGACTTACCAAACCATCATTGGATATCAAAGAACTTGGGTCAGGGAATGGCATGTTTTTTGTCCCGCAGCGACCTTATACATGTTTAGGGACACTGAGAGATCAAATTATATACCCTCTatctaaagaagaagcagagaaaagGGCAGCAAAGTTGTACACCAGTG GAGAGAGCTCAACAGAAGCTGGAAGCATTCTGGATTCTCATTTGAAAACCATTCTGGAGAATGTTCGGTTAGTTTATCTCTTGGAAAGAGACGTAGGTGGTTGGGATGCTACTACCAATTGGGAAGACATATTATCTCTTGGAGAGCAACAGAGATTAGGCATG GCACGTTTATTCTTTCACAGGCCGAAGTTTGGAGTCCTTGATGAATGCACAAA TGCGACGAGTGTTGATGTTGAGGAACAGCTCTATAGAGTTGCACGAGACATGGGAGTCACTTTCATAACCTCATCACAA CGGCCGGCTCTGATCCCATTCCATTCCTTGGAGCTAAGGCTGATTGATGGAGAAGGAAACTGGGAGCTCCGTTCGATCGAACAGACAACAGAGTGA
- the ABCD1 gene encoding peroxisomal ABC transporter 1 (peroxisomal ABC transporter 1 (PXA1); CONTAINS InterPro DOMAIN/s: ATPase, AAA+ type, core (InterPro:IPR003593), ABC transporter-like (InterPro:IPR003439), ABC transporter, N-terminal (InterPro:IPR010509), ABC transporter, transmembrane domain, type 1 (InterPro:IPR011527), ABC transporter integral membrane type 1 (InterPro:IPR017940), ABC transporter, conserved site (InterPro:IPR017871); BEST Arabidopsis thaliana protein match is: ABC transporter family protein (TAIR:AT1G54350.1).), with the protein MPSLQLLQLTERGRGLVASRRKSILLAAGIVAAGGTAVYLKSRVASRRPDSSRLCNGQSDDDETLEKLTATDQNAKITTKKKKGGGLKSLQVLTAILLSQMGKMGARDLLALVATVVFRTALSNRLAKVQGFLFRAAFLRRAPLFLRLISENIMLCFMLSTLHSTSKYITGALSLRFRKILTKIIHSHYFENMVYYKISHVDGRITHPEQRIASDVPRFSSELSDLILDDLTAVTDGILYAWRLCSYASPKYIFWILAYVLGAGTAIRNFSPSFGKLMSKEQQLEGEYRQLHSRLRTHSESIAFYGGETREESHIQQKFKNLVSHMSHVLHDHWWFGMIQDFLLKYLGATVAVILIIEPFFSGHLRPDDSTLGRAEMLSNIRYHTSVIISLFQALGTLSISSRRLNRLSGYADRIHELMAVSRELSGDDKSSFQRNRSRNYLSEANYVEFSDVKVVTPTGNVLVEDLTLRVEQGSNLLITGPNGSGKSSLFRVLGGLWPLVSGHIVKPGVGSDLNKEIFYVPQRPYMAVGTLRDQLIYPLTSGQESELLTEIGMVELLKNVDLEYLLDRYQPEKEVNWGDELSLGEQQRLGMARLFYHKPKFAILDECTSAVTTDMEERFAAKVRAMGTSCITISHRPALVAFHDVVLSLDGEGGWSVHYKRDDSALLTDAEIDSVKSSDTDRQNDAMVVQRAFAAARKESATNSKAQSYQTQLIARSPVVDKSVVLPRFPQPQTSQRALPSRVAAMLNVLIPTIFDKQGAQLLAVACLVVSRTLISDRIASLNGTTVKYVLEQDKAAFVRLIGLSVLQSGASSIIAPSLRHLTQRLALGWRIRLTQHLLRNYLRNNAFYKVFHMSGNSIDADQRLTRDLEKLTADLSGLLTGMVKPSVDILWFTWRMKLLTGQRGVAILYTYMLLGLGFLRRVAPDFGDLAGEEQQLEGKFRFMHERLNTHAESIAFFGGGAREKAVSFLIALAIAAGFWVMVDKKFRALLDHSLMLLRKKWLYGILDDFVTKQLPNNVTWGLSLLYALEHKGDRALVSTQGELAHALRYLASVVSQSFMAFGDILELHKKFLELSGGINRIFELDEFLDASQSGVTSENQTSRLDSQDLLSFSEVDIITPAQKLMASKLSCEIVSGKSLLVTGPNGSGKTSVFRVLRDIWPTVCGRLTKPSLDIKELGSGNGMFFVPQRPYTCLGTLRDQIIYPLSKEEAEKRAAKLYTSGESSTEAGSILDSHLKTILENVRLVYLLERDVGGWDATTNWEDILSLGEQQRLGMARLFFHRPKFGVLDECTNATSVDVEEQLYRVARDMGVTFITSSQRPALIPFHSLELRLIDGEGNWELRSIEQTTE; encoded by the exons ATGCCTTCACTTCAACTATTGCAGTTAACTGAGCGGGGTCGGGGTCTTGTAGCGTCAAGACG GAAATCTATACTGCTTGCGGCTGGGATTGTAGCTGCTGGTGGAACTGCTGTTTACCTGAAATCAAGGGTCGCTTCCCGGAGGCCTGATTCTTCGCGTCTTTGCAATGGTcagagtgatgatgatgagactTTGGAAAAGCTGACTGCAACTGATCAAAATGCAAAGATAACcacgaaaaagaagaaaggaggagGATTGAAGTCTCTTCAGGTTCTGACTGCTATTCTTCTCTCTCAGATGGGAAAAATGGGTGCCAGGGATCTTTTGGCACTAGTCGCCACCGTG GTTTTCAGAACAGCTTTGAGCAATAGATTGGCAAAAGTGCAAGGTTTCCTTTTCCGTGCTGCTTTCTTAAGGCGTGCGCCACTGTTTCTACGGCTCATCTCCGAGAATATTATGTTGTGTTTCATGCTATCAACATTGCACTCTACTTCAAAGTACATAACTGGGGCATTGAGTTTGCGATTCAGAAAGATATTGACCAAGATTATCCATTCACACTATTTTGAG aatatggtatattacaaaatatcaCACGTGGATGGTCGGATTACGCACCCTGAACAAAGAATTGCCAGCGATGTACCAAGATTCTCCTCAGAGTTGAGCGATCTTATACTGGATGATTTGACGGCGGTTACTGATGGAATTTTGTATGCATGGCGCCTGTGTTCATATGCTAGTCCAAAATACATCTTCTGGATACTG GCCTATGTACTGGGGGCTGGGACGGCGATAAGAAacttttctccttcttttggGAAATTGATGTCCAAGGAACAGCAGTTAGAAGGAGAGTACCGGCAACTTCATTCACGCTTAAGGACTCATTCGGAAAGCATAGCATTCTATGGTGGGGAAACCAGGGAAGAATCTCATATACAACAAAAGTTCAAGAATCTTGTTAGCCATATGAGTCACGTGCTTCATGATCACTGGTGGTTTGGTATGATCCAAGATTTTCTGCTGAAGTATCTTGGGGCCACAGTTGCAGTTATTCTgattatcgaaccattcttctCTGGGCATCTAAGACCTGACGACTCGACCTTAGGAAGAGCTGAGATGCTTAGCAATATAAGATATCACACTAGTGTCATTATATCTCTCTTTCAGGCGTTGGGAACACTTTCTATAAGTTCCAGGCGGCTCAACCGACTCAG TGGTTATGCTGACCGAATCCATGAGTTGATGGCTGTCTCAAGAGAACTCAGTGGTGATGATAAATCGTCTTTCCAGAGAAATAGAAGCAGAAATTATCTAAGTGAAGCTAATTATGTAGAGTTTTCCGATGTCAAG GTTGTTACTCCAACCGGAAATGTTTTGGTGGAGGATCTCACCCTTCGAGTTGAGCAAGGGTCTAATCTTCTGATTACAG GTCCTAATGGAAGTGGCAAGAGTTCCCTTTTCCGAGTATTAGGAGGTCTATGGCCCCTGGTGTCTGGACATATTGTGAAGCCAGGAGTTGGTTCTGATCTTAACAAGGAGATCTTCTATGTGCCGCAACGGCCTTATATGGCAGTAGGAACACTTCGTGACCAGTTAATATATCCTCTTACTTCTGGCCAAGAGAGTGAACTGCTCACTGAGATTGGAATGGTGGAGCTATTGAAAAAT GTTGATCTAGAATATTTATTGGATCGCTACCAACCTGAAAAAGAGGTTAATTGGGGTGATGAATTATCTCTTGGAGAGCAACAGAGATTGGGTATGGCCAGACTATTCTACCACAAACCCAAATTTGCAATTCTAGATGAATGCACAAGTGCTGTCACAACTGATATGGAAGAACGCTTTGCCGCTAAGGTTCGAGCTATGGGAACTTCTTGCATAACAATCTCCCATCGTCCAGCGCTTGTTGCATTCCATGATGTTGTTCTGTCATTAGACGGTGAAGGAGGATGGAGTGTTCATTACAAGAG GGATGACTCTGCCCTTCTGACGGATGCTGAAATTGATTCAGTGAAAAGTTCAGATACAGATCGGCAAAATGATGCGATGGTTGTTCAACGAGCGTTTGCTGCAGCTAGAAAG GAATCTGCTACTAATTCAAAGGCTCAGTCGTACCAGACACAGTTAATTGCAAGATCACCTGTTGTAGATAAAAGTGTAGTGTTGCCTCGTTTTCCTCAACCTCAAACATCCCAAAGGGCTTTACCATCAAGAGTAGCTGCAATGTTAAACGTGTTG ATACCCACTATATTTGACAAGCAAGGAGCTCAACTGCTTGCTGTTGCTTGCCTTGTCGTCTCAAGAACGCTGATCTCTGACCGAATAGCCTCTTTGAATG GGACCACTGTGAAGTATGTCTTGGAGCAAGATAAGGCAGCCTTTGTTCGTTTGATTGGTTTGAGTGTTCTCCAAAGTGGTGCATCTTCTATAATTGCTCCTTCACTAAG GCATTTAACGCAAAGGCTAGCGTTAGGGTGGAGGATTCGTTTGACTCAACATCTGCTAAGGAACTATTTGAGAAATAATGCGTTTTACAAG GTTTTCCACATGTCAGGCAATAGTATTGATGCGGACCAGAGACTCACTCGTGACCTGGAAAAGTTAACCGCTGACTTGTCTGGACTTCTTACTGGAATGGTAAAGCCATCGGTTGACATTCTCTG gTTCACCTGGAGGATGAAGTTACTGACTGGTCAGAGGGGAGTTGCCATACTTTACACATATATGTTACTTGGTCTTGGTTTTCTGAGACGTGTTGCTCCCGATTTCGGTGATCTAGCCGGTGAAGAACAGCAGCTTGAAGGGAAGTTTCG GTTTATGCACGAGAGGCTGAACACTCATGCTGAATCTATTGCATTCTTTGGAGGTGGAGCTCGAGAAAAGGCTGTAAGTTTCTTAATTGCCCTAGCTATAGCTGCTGGATTTTGGGTA atggttgacaaaaaattcAGGGCCCTACTGGATCATTCTCTCATGCTCTTGAGGAAGAAATGGTTGTATGGCATACTTGATGATTTTGTGACAAAGCAACTTCCCAATAATGTGACGTGGGGATTGAGTTTATTGTATGCCCTAGAACACAAGGGAGACAGAGCACTTGTCTCCACTCAAG GTGAATTGGCACATGCATTGCGGTATCTAGCTTCTGTTGTCTCCCAAAGCTTTATGGCTTTTGGCGATATTCTTGAACTACACAAGAAGTTCCTGGAGCTCTCTGGTGGTATTAACAGAATTTTTGAGCTCGATGAGTTTTTGGATGCTTCTCAGTCAG GTGTTACctcagaaaatcaaacaagtcGTTTGGATTCTCAAGATCTACTTTCCTTTTCGGAGGTGGATATCATTACCCCTGCTCAGAAATTGATGGCTAGCAAGTTGTCGTGTGAAATAGTTTCAGGGAAAAGCCTGCTCGTCACAG GTCCAAATGGTAGTGGAAAGACTTCAGTATTTAGAGTCCTTAGAGATATCTGGCCCACTGTATGTGGAAGACTTACCAAACCATCATTGGATATCAAAGAACTTGGGTCAGGGAATGGCATGTTTTTTGTCCCGCAGCGACCTTATACATGTTTAGGGACACTGAGAGATCAAATTATATACCCTCTatctaaagaagaagcagagaaaagGGCAGCAAAGTTGTACACCAGTG GAGAGAGCTCAACAGAAGCTGGAAGCATTCTGGATTCTCATTTGAAAACCATTCTGGAGAATGTTCGGTTAGTTTATCTCTTGGAAAGAGACGTAGGTGGTTGGGATGCTACTACCAATTGGGAAGACATATTATCTCTTGGAGAGCAACAGAGATTAGGCATG GCACGTTTATTCTTTCACAGGCCGAAGTTTGGAGTCCTTGATGAATGCACAAA TGCGACGAGTGTTGATGTTGAGGAACAGCTCTATAGAGTTGCACGAGACATGGGAGTCACTTTCATAACCTCATCACAA CGGCCGGCTCTGATCCCATTCCATTCCTTGGAGCTAAGGCTGATTGATGGAGAAGGAAACTGGGAGCTCCGTTCGATCGAACAGACAACAGAGTGA